The DNA window CTTTCATGAGGAAGAATTGATTCGACAGCCGACCTGTCCGTTTGACACCCCGCGCCTTTGAGCGCATGATGGCAAAAGGTTCATCAGGCGTCGGCCATCCCGTCGCCGCCAGGATTTCCCCCTCCCTTTTCTTCCACCCAATCCAATGAAGTACGATATCGGCGATCTGCTCAAAGACTGGCCCGCTTCAGACACGGAGAACGTCCGCAAGATCACCGACGCCAACGGGGTCGAGAAGATCCAGGTCAGGGTGGACCAGGGAGCGTTTCAAGGCATTCTGCAGATGAACCTGGACGGGCGCCCCGATGGCCGGAGGCCTCATCGGCGCGATTTTGTGCTCGATCATTTCAAGGACCGTCTCGCCCACCACCTTTCCCAGAGTGGCAATGATGATGCCTTCACGCTCTCCGAGGCCGATTGCGCCGAACTCTTCAATGAGAGCTACCGGATCTATCAGCGCTACGTCTTTCTACTCCAGGTCGAGGACTATCCGCGGGTGGTCCGGGACACCGAACGCAACATGGAGGTATTCCGCTTCGTCAACCGCTACGCCGACCGGCAGGAAGACCGGATGCACCTGGAACGCTGGTGGCCCTACATCATCCGGATCAACGCCACCGCAACGGCTCACCTCCACCTGGACAACGACGACTTCGACCGGGCTCTCCTCACCGTGGTCACGGCCGAAAAACGCATCCGGAGTCTCGATCCGGTTGATGCCGAAGAATTCGAACTCGAAAAGAAACGCTCCCTTGAAGCGCTGGCCGCCCTTGCTCTGGAAATCGAAGCGAAACGACCTCTGACCCGGACCGAGCAACTTGAAAGTGCCATGGCCGATGCGGTGGCGCGCGAGGATTACGAAACCGCGGCCCGCCTGCGCGACCAGTTGAGCAACCTCAATGCCTCCCGTTCCATCGACGGGACCCACTGACTCTCAATCCACCCCACCCACTCCGTCCTCGACCAACACAATCGATATGCAACACAAACACCTTGGAAGAACCGGGTTGATGGTTTCCCCCGTCTGCCTCGGAACGATGAATTTCGGCCCTTTGACCGGCGAGGCCGAGAGCTTTGCCATCATGGATCGCGCCCTGGAAGAGGGTATCAATTTTTTCGATACAGCCGATGTCTACGGCTGGGTTCCCGGCGAGGGCGTCACCGAACAGATTGTCGGCCGGTGGATCGCCCAGGGAGGCGGGCGCCGCGAAAACATCGTCCTCGCCACCAAGGTGTTCAATCCGATGAACAAGGCGGGGGAATCGAATCCGAACCGGGCGCGCGGTCTTTCCGCCGCCAAGATCATCCGGGCCTGCGACGACAGCCTTCGACGCCTGCAAACCGACTACATCGATCTCTACCAGATGCACCATGTCGATCGTTCCTGCCCGTGGGAGGAGATCTGGCAGGCGATGGAAACCCTGGTCGCCCAGGGCAAGGTCATCTATGTCGGCTCGAGCAACTTCGCCGGATGGGATATTGCGACCGCCAACCAGATCGCCTCGCGAAGGAACTTCGTCGGCCTGGTCAGCGAGCAGAGCGTCTACAACCTGGACAACCGGATGGTGGAACTGGAAGTGCTGCCGGCCTGTCGTCACTACGGTCTCGGAGTGATACCCTGGAGTCCCCTGGCCGGAGGTCTCCTCGCCGGCGCGCTGCGCAAGGCGCAGAGCGGACGCCGGGCCAATGAGCGTATCCGAAACCAGGTTGAGGCCAAGCGGAGCCAACTCCGCCGTTACGAGGCCCTCTGCAAGAAACTTGGCGAGAACCCGGCCACGGTCGGCCTGGCCTGGCTGCTCCACAATCCGGTCGTGACTGCTCCGATCATCGGTCCGCGCACGATCAAACAACTTGAGGACAGTCTTCGTGTTCCGGATCTCAAGCTCGACGCCAAGACACTGGCCA is part of the Opitutaceae bacterium genome and encodes:
- a CDS encoding aldo/keto reductase: MQHKHLGRTGLMVSPVCLGTMNFGPLTGEAESFAIMDRALEEGINFFDTADVYGWVPGEGVTEQIVGRWIAQGGGRRENIVLATKVFNPMNKAGESNPNRARGLSAAKIIRACDDSLRRLQTDYIDLYQMHHVDRSCPWEEIWQAMETLVAQGKVIYVGSSNFAGWDIATANQIASRRNFVGLVSEQSVYNLDNRMVELEVLPACRHYGLGVIPWSPLAGGLLAGALRKAQSGRRANERIRNQVEAKRSQLRRYEALCKKLGENPATVGLAWLLHNPVVTAPIIGPRTIKQLEDSLRVPDLKLDAKTLAKLDEIFPGPGGAAPEAYAW
- a CDS encoding UvrB/UvrC motif-containing protein; this encodes MKYDIGDLLKDWPASDTENVRKITDANGVEKIQVRVDQGAFQGILQMNLDGRPDGRRPHRRDFVLDHFKDRLAHHLSQSGNDDAFTLSEADCAELFNESYRIYQRYVFLLQVEDYPRVVRDTERNMEVFRFVNRYADRQEDRMHLERWWPYIIRINATATAHLHLDNDDFDRALLTVVTAEKRIRSLDPVDAEEFELEKKRSLEALAALALEIEAKRPLTRTEQLESAMADAVAREDYETAARLRDQLSNLNASRSIDGTH